A stretch of the Ensifer sp. PDNC004 genome encodes the following:
- a CDS encoding magnesium and cobalt transport protein CorA, with protein MPNSQPRAGVVAAAVYENGVRVRDIRIEDAGKWRDRPGAVVWIGLHEPDAELLRQIQQEFDLHDLAIEDACKAHQRPKLEIYGDSIFVVARTAHMVGDEIAFGETHLFVGRGYVISVRHGASTSYMAVRQRCEASPAALAHGENYILYSILDFIVDNYMPVIEAIHEEVEELEDRLLRERLVKGDIERLYLLRRNLLRLRNAVVPLVDVCRRHEHIDLPGMDAALQPLFRDVTDHVRRVQEDIDALREVLAFTFEASLMVGQSEQTEISRKLASWAAILAVPTAIAGIYGMNFDDMPELKFRYGYFVVLAVIIGLCGTLYRFFRRAKWL; from the coding sequence ATGCCGAATTCACAGCCGCGCGCCGGCGTCGTTGCGGCCGCGGTCTACGAGAACGGCGTGCGCGTCCGCGATATCCGCATCGAAGACGCAGGCAAGTGGCGCGATCGTCCAGGTGCGGTGGTCTGGATTGGCCTGCATGAGCCCGATGCCGAACTGTTGCGGCAGATCCAGCAGGAATTCGATCTGCATGACCTGGCGATCGAGGACGCCTGCAAGGCGCACCAACGGCCGAAACTGGAGATCTATGGCGATTCGATCTTTGTTGTCGCCCGCACCGCGCACATGGTCGGCGACGAGATCGCCTTCGGCGAGACGCATCTGTTCGTGGGGCGCGGTTATGTCATCTCGGTCCGGCACGGCGCGTCGACCTCTTACATGGCCGTGCGTCAGCGCTGCGAAGCCTCGCCGGCAGCCCTTGCCCATGGCGAGAACTACATCCTCTATTCGATCCTCGATTTCATCGTCGACAACTACATGCCGGTGATCGAGGCGATCCACGAGGAAGTCGAGGAACTGGAGGACCGGCTGCTGCGCGAGCGGCTGGTCAAGGGCGACATCGAACGCCTGTATCTGCTGCGGCGCAATCTCTTGCGCCTGCGAAACGCGGTCGTGCCGCTGGTCGACGTCTGCCGACGGCATGAGCACATCGATCTGCCGGGCATGGATGCAGCACTGCAGCCGCTCTTCCGTGACGTGACCGACCACGTGCGGCGCGTTCAGGAGGATATCGACGCTTTGCGTGAAGTGCTCGCCTTCACCTTCGAGGCGAGCCTGATGGTCGGGCAATCCGAGCAGACGGAGATTTCGCGCAAGCTCGCGTCCTGGGCGGCGATCCTCGCGGTGCCGACGGCGATTGCCGGCATTTACGGAATGAACTTCGACGACATGCCGGAGCTCAAGTTCCGCTATGGCTACTTCGTCGTGCTGGCTGTCATCATCGGACTGTGCGGCACGCTCTACCGCTTCTTCCGCCGCGCGAAATGGCTTTAG